In Blastopirellula sp. J2-11, a single genomic region encodes these proteins:
- a CDS encoding glycosyl hydrolase translates to MYQESESSRKTMGDVDVVFHDGLYHLFHLVLPNHDFIAHAVSDDGLAWHRVENALFIGHPGAWDDSMLWTMHVTPNPFKPNSWRMFYTGLAQHDNGLVQRLGMATSDDLYQWVKSPVRWVSQCKRCRVKNAPASNINAHYEETSHFPLESPAPYYESKLSEGRSWISWRDPFYYRDENQGWLLAAARVPDGPVCRRGCVALLEETAENQFEANPSLFHPGLYDDIEVPNLMKLRGERYLIGSIREDAKIRYWHASDLEKPWANFFDNVLLPKGNYAGRICFDDHGPMIWNFYSHDITKRTVKNLLPPPKRIRQLSDGQLQVASFEGFDKRIKADVTSEVFQISKMLADKDGSAEVNNEASSIRLRNDAGFQAFLFHSTVDCFRFRARLDMQGNGKCGLVFRINPETQDGYFMSLDMYRGVAQLRSWATDHAATGEHMMRFDTLQAGYWRSRLDRPCEIRLVAYGSYIEFSIDHRIVISLADQTFSEGKLGFYVESACLDIDQIHLEQMQRPVTADENLAQ, encoded by the coding sequence ATGTACCAAGAGTCGGAAAGCAGTCGCAAGACGATGGGAGACGTCGACGTCGTGTTTCACGACGGGCTGTATCACCTCTTTCACCTCGTTCTGCCGAATCACGACTTTATCGCACATGCGGTCAGTGACGATGGTCTGGCCTGGCATCGCGTCGAGAATGCGCTGTTTATCGGACATCCCGGCGCGTGGGACGATTCGATGCTCTGGACGATGCACGTGACGCCCAATCCGTTCAAGCCAAATTCATGGCGAATGTTCTACACCGGGCTCGCGCAGCATGACAACGGATTGGTGCAGCGACTAGGGATGGCGACCAGCGACGACTTGTACCAATGGGTCAAATCACCGGTCCGCTGGGTCAGCCAATGCAAGCGTTGCCGCGTGAAGAACGCGCCGGCCAGCAACATTAACGCGCACTATGAAGAGACGAGCCATTTCCCGCTGGAGTCGCCGGCGCCCTACTACGAAAGTAAATTGTCTGAGGGTCGCAGTTGGATCAGTTGGCGTGACCCGTTCTATTATCGAGACGAAAACCAAGGCTGGCTGCTAGCAGCAGCCCGCGTTCCGGATGGTCCGGTCTGTCGTCGCGGCTGCGTCGCTTTGTTGGAAGAAACCGCCGAAAACCAATTTGAAGCGAATCCCAGCCTGTTTCATCCCGGGCTGTACGATGACATCGAAGTCCCCAACCTGATGAAGCTGCGCGGCGAACGATATTTGATCGGCAGCATCCGAGAAGACGCCAAAATTCGTTACTGGCACGCTTCCGATCTTGAAAAGCCGTGGGCGAACTTTTTCGACAACGTTCTCTTGCCCAAGGGAAACTACGCCGGGCGAATCTGCTTTGACGACCATGGCCCGATGATCTGGAATTTTTACTCGCATGACATCACGAAGCGGACGGTGAAAAATCTGCTTCCTCCGCCCAAGCGAATTCGGCAACTCTCGGACGGTCAATTGCAGGTCGCGTCGTTTGAAGGCTTCGACAAACGAATTAAAGCCGACGTGACCAGCGAGGTTTTTCAGATCTCGAAAATGCTGGCCGACAAGGATGGTTCGGCCGAAGTAAATAATGAGGCCAGTTCGATTCGCTTACGAAACGACGCCGGTTTTCAGGCGTTTTTGTTTCACTCGACGGTCGATTGTTTTCGCTTTCGGGCGCGGCTAGACATGCAAGGCAACGGCAAATGCGGGCTCGTCTTTCGGATCAACCCCGAGACGCAGGACGGCTATTTCATGTCGCTGGATATGTATCGCGGAGTCGCTCAGCTGCGATCCTGGGCGACTGACCATGCAGCGACCGGCGAGCACATGATGCGTTTTGACACGCTGCAAGCCGGCTACTGGCGAAGCCGTTTGGACCGTCCCTGCGAGATTCGCCTAGTAGCTTACGGCAGCTACATCGAGTTTTCGATCGACCATCGCATCGTAATTTCCCTGGCTGATCAGACGTTTTCGGAGGGAAAACTGGGGTTCTATGTCGAAAGTGCTTGTCTCGATATCGACCAGATTCATTTAGAGCAGATGCAACGTCCGGTGACGGCTGACGAAAATCTGGCGCAGTAG
- a CDS encoding sigma-54-dependent transcriptional regulator, with translation MTQILVVDDDRAVARLVQRCFEGSAVDVLTAQRAAEVIPLIENHAVDVLLLDIMLPEISGLEIARQIRKIDSKLPIIFVTGRDDSETTIEAMKLGAYDYLVKPLDVGMVQELVERAIENRRLMHEPVVLTPQQEDENETGDLLVGRSPQMLAVYKEVGRVAAQNVNVLIRGESGSGKELIARAIYQHSNRNDQPFLAVNCAALSETLLESELFGHEKGAFTGADSRRIGKFEQCNGGTIFLDEVGDMSLTIQAKVLRLLQDQRFERLGGAETITTDVRIISATNRDLEEMIADGDFRLDLFHRLKSFEIAIPPLRDRDGDLEQLVQYFLKQFNKQLGKEITGLSAESLARLKSYDWPGNIRELQGVLRKSMLMATSTVLAPEWLPPEVFGEASPTRGTSSGNQDDAFDVFLGQLESRDSEDMYAESLEWMEHRLLSFVLDKTAGNQSKAAVLLGITRGSLRHKMRALGITVEQVVKGDE, from the coding sequence ATGACGCAGATTCTTGTCGTAGATGACGATCGAGCTGTAGCGCGCCTCGTTCAGCGTTGCTTTGAAGGTAGTGCTGTTGACGTTCTGACCGCTCAGCGCGCCGCCGAAGTGATTCCGCTGATCGAAAACCATGCAGTCGACGTACTGCTGCTGGACATTATGTTGCCGGAGATCAGCGGTCTCGAAATTGCCCGCCAGATCCGGAAGATCGACTCTAAATTACCGATTATTTTCGTCACTGGTCGCGACGATAGCGAAACGACCATCGAGGCGATGAAATTGGGCGCCTATGACTATTTGGTCAAGCCGCTCGATGTAGGCATGGTCCAAGAACTGGTCGAACGAGCGATCGAGAATCGCCGCTTGATGCACGAGCCGGTCGTACTGACTCCCCAGCAAGAGGACGAAAACGAGACCGGCGATCTGCTGGTCGGTCGCAGTCCGCAAATGTTGGCGGTCTATAAAGAAGTGGGCCGCGTCGCCGCCCAGAACGTCAACGTGCTCATTCGCGGCGAAAGCGGCAGCGGCAAAGAACTGATCGCGCGGGCGATCTATCAGCACAGCAATCGCAATGACCAACCCTTTTTGGCGGTCAATTGCGCCGCACTGAGCGAAACCTTGCTCGAAAGCGAACTGTTCGGCCACGAGAAAGGCGCCTTTACCGGGGCCGACTCGCGTCGCATCGGCAAGTTCGAGCAATGCAACGGCGGCACAATTTTCCTGGACGAAGTGGGGGACATGTCTCTCACGATCCAAGCCAAAGTTCTTCGCCTGTTACAGGACCAACGCTTTGAGCGTCTCGGCGGAGCCGAAACAATCACCACCGATGTCCGCATCATCTCGGCGACCAATCGCGACCTGGAAGAGATGATCGCGGATGGTGATTTTCGCTTGGACCTGTTTCATCGCTTGAAGTCGTTTGAAATCGCGATCCCGCCGCTCCGTGATCGGGACGGCGATCTTGAGCAACTGGTTCAATACTTCCTGAAGCAGTTCAACAAACAGTTGGGAAAAGAAATTACCGGACTTTCGGCCGAATCGCTCGCTCGGCTCAAGTCGTACGACTGGCCCGGCAACATCCGCGAATTGCAAGGCGTACTGCGTAAATCGATGTTAATGGCCACATCAACCGTCCTAGCGCCAGAGTGGCTCCCGCCGGAAGTTTTTGGTGAAGCGTCTCCCACGCGCGGCACTTCTTCCGGCAATCAAGATGACGCCTTCGACGTCTTTTTAGGACAACTCGAAAGTCGCGACTCAGAAGATATGTACGCCGAATCGCTAGAGTGGATGGAGCACCGACTGCTTTCGTTCGTACTCGACAAGACCGCCGGCAATCAATCGAAAGCGGCCGTTCTGCTCGGAATTACCCGCGGCAGCCTGCGTCACAAAATGCGGGCGCTCGGCATAACCGTCGAACAGGTCGTCAAAGGGGACGAATAA
- a CDS encoding exopolysaccharide biosynthesis protein translates to METACATEKPENLSDVLDQLVDNTTGENASFGDVMDALNSRSFGPVLLVPAVLAVSPLGAIPGVSIFTGALIFVIAAQMLAARSHIWLPKRLLAFSFSREKLVNSVKSTRPWAVWFEPWIHNRLSFLIEAPFRQAIALVVMILAALFVPLAFLPFAVAVPGTAIALIALGMTAKDGALVLAGCTASIAAIVLAVVFWPF, encoded by the coding sequence ATGGAGACGGCCTGCGCGACGGAGAAGCCGGAGAATTTGAGCGACGTGCTCGACCAGTTAGTCGACAATACCACAGGCGAAAACGCTTCGTTCGGCGATGTGATGGATGCGTTGAACAGCCGCAGCTTTGGCCCCGTACTATTGGTTCCTGCGGTGCTGGCCGTCTCGCCGCTAGGCGCGATCCCAGGCGTCTCGATCTTCACCGGCGCATTGATCTTTGTCATCGCGGCGCAGATGCTTGCCGCTCGCTCTCACATCTGGCTGCCGAAGCGATTGCTCGCCTTTTCTTTCTCACGTGAGAAGTTAGTCAACTCGGTCAAGTCGACTCGTCCCTGGGCGGTATGGTTCGAGCCATGGATTCACAACCGCCTTTCCTTTCTGATCGAAGCCCCATTTCGCCAAGCGATCGCCCTGGTGGTGATGATTCTGGCGGCGCTCTTCGTCCCGCTTGCATTTCTCCCGTTCGCGGTCGCCGTACCGGGAACAGCCATCGCGTTGATTGCTTTAGGGATGACGGCCAAAGATGGAGCGCTGGTTTTGGCTGGCTGCACCGCAAGTATCGCGGCGATCGTATTGGCAGTGGTCTTCTGGCCATTCTAA
- a CDS encoding DUF1328 family protein yields MLSWALMFFIIALIAAGLGFGGVAGAAAGIAKILFFVFLVLFVVSLLGGMVRRPVA; encoded by the coding sequence ATGTTGTCATGGGCTTTGATGTTTTTCATTATCGCGCTGATCGCTGCTGGACTTGGTTTTGGCGGCGTTGCTGGCGCAGCGGCTGGTATCGCGAAGATTTTGTTCTTCGTCTTTCTAGTCTTGTTCGTCGTGAGTCTGTTGGGCGGCATGGTCCGTCGGCCTGTCGCTTAG
- a CDS encoding PA2169 family four-helix-bundle protein — protein sequence MSHMNTIFQLDEETLAALHELTRALHDSQTALTDSAAKVECPQTARLFYELATRRAQLEHELRQYIQLNDENPPSSGTLMGEAQKLWMALRSSVSGGKLEFILADMERLEDYLVDEYKTLLPKTAGSPLSAVLHEQFVAVKQGRDQVREFRQQKLQ from the coding sequence ATGTCTCATATGAATACGATTTTTCAATTAGACGAAGAAACGCTTGCGGCATTGCACGAACTCACACGAGCTTTGCACGACAGTCAAACGGCGCTCACCGATTCCGCCGCGAAGGTCGAATGCCCGCAAACAGCGCGGCTTTTCTACGAATTGGCGACGCGTCGCGCTCAGTTGGAGCATGAGTTGCGTCAGTACATACAGCTAAACGACGAGAATCCTCCTTCCTCCGGCACGCTGATGGGAGAAGCCCAAAAGTTATGGATGGCGCTTCGTTCTTCGGTCTCGGGAGGAAAGCTGGAATTCATCCTAGCGGACATGGAGCGTTTGGAGGATTATCTGGTCGATGAATATAAGACGTTATTACCCAAGACTGCCGGCAGTCCCTTAAGCGCCGTCCTCCACGAACAGTTCGTTGCAGTCAAGCAGGGTCGCGATCAAGTTCGCGAATTCCGCCAACAGAAATTGCAATAG
- a CDS encoding response regulator: MAAQLWHPEELIDCDDVAQRLRRRHSEVAPAEAGEAVLRAFVEKQPVIELLDSTLHADQSLSILAIPVFLDDKPVLAIELFGDSEKLEDPRIKMKLADAMRGLSVLAACWRRDESYQRLAQIVDSSYDAIISRDIDDQITSWNAGAEAVYGYQAEEALGKPISLLFPPTQHEEEPEIVEARVHGKRLTQFETERRRRDGRIISVSITVSPLRDANERIIGVSTIERDISERKFAERELQKAKAAAERANRARSEFLANVSHEIRTPMNAIIGMTKLTLAEDLPEAVRDYVETANSSAHTLLSLLNDILDFSKIEAGKFTIDRSEFNLRQTIDATMRALSERAFSKGLEVAIDYDSRIPEELIGDAIRLRQIITNLVSNAVKFTERGEVLLSVKLLRRFPREVRIRFTINDTGVGITEADQKRIFEPFTQVDSSSTRNFGGSGLGLTICHELLELMGGRLELSSEPGVGSRFSFALLFPRTRTAESRLRSAILPPEFAGMQVLVVDDNETNRKILRELLRSWELDAFTTSDAEEAIRLFSEKQKVGDPFDLVLIDALMPGIDGYDLCKRLGEVAGKTPPIVLMAAPSDRHHFREREEDLPIRSTLAKPITASSLHDSLVEAMAIAAPESQRSRSVEVLSSFNALRVMLVEDTAANRKLVTSLLKKRGHIVVEAHNGREALEKYRDDEFDVILMDVQMPIMDGLQTTAAIRQIEREEGFEATPIIAMTAHAMQGDREKCLGAGMDAYISKPIDIDDLLATLESLANDFSNSMNGENESNPIKIRPQGEPLHLESTLERLGGDLELFRDFVGFYDEDSQALLRDLVEASQAGDARRLELASHSLKGLAGNVGGEAASHLAAQMEEAVRSGKIEQAQGMIDAMLAEFDRLAKALEPFRR, from the coding sequence TTGGCTGCGCAACTCTGGCATCCCGAAGAACTGATCGATTGTGACGACGTCGCCCAGCGATTGCGGCGGCGACATTCAGAAGTTGCTCCGGCCGAAGCAGGTGAAGCGGTGCTGCGCGCCTTTGTTGAGAAGCAGCCGGTGATTGAGTTGCTCGATTCGACCCTGCACGCTGACCAATCGCTTTCGATTTTAGCGATCCCTGTATTTCTGGATGACAAGCCGGTATTAGCGATCGAACTATTCGGCGACTCCGAGAAATTAGAGGATCCACGGATCAAAATGAAATTGGCGGATGCGATGCGCGGTCTGTCGGTCTTGGCCGCTTGTTGGCGTCGCGATGAATCGTATCAACGCTTGGCGCAGATCGTTGATTCGTCGTACGACGCGATTATCAGCCGCGATATTGATGACCAGATCACCAGTTGGAACGCCGGAGCGGAAGCGGTCTACGGCTACCAGGCCGAAGAGGCGCTCGGCAAGCCGATTTCTCTTTTATTTCCGCCGACGCAGCACGAGGAAGAGCCGGAAATTGTGGAAGCTCGTGTGCACGGCAAACGATTGACGCAGTTTGAAACGGAGCGTCGTCGTCGCGACGGACGAATCATCTCGGTTTCGATCACGGTCTCTCCGTTGCGCGACGCCAACGAGCGGATTATCGGCGTCTCGACAATCGAACGCGATATTTCAGAGCGGAAATTCGCCGAACGTGAGCTGCAAAAAGCGAAAGCGGCCGCCGAACGAGCGAATCGGGCTCGCAGCGAGTTTCTCGCCAACGTCAGCCATGAGATTCGAACTCCGATGAACGCGATCATCGGCATGACCAAGTTGACTTTGGCCGAAGATCTGCCGGAAGCGGTGCGGGACTATGTCGAAACGGCGAACTCGTCGGCGCATACGTTATTGAGCTTGTTGAACGACATCCTCGACTTCTCGAAAATTGAAGCCGGCAAATTCACGATTGACCGATCCGAATTCAACCTGCGACAGACCATTGACGCAACGATGCGGGCATTGTCGGAGCGCGCCTTCTCGAAGGGATTGGAAGTCGCTATCGACTATGATTCGCGCATTCCTGAAGAATTGATCGGCGACGCGATTCGACTGCGGCAAATCATCACCAACCTGGTTTCCAACGCGGTGAAGTTTACCGAACGCGGGGAAGTGCTGTTGTCGGTCAAGCTGTTGCGGCGTTTTCCTCGTGAAGTCCGCATTCGATTTACGATCAACGATACTGGGGTCGGCATCACGGAGGCGGATCAAAAACGAATTTTCGAGCCGTTCACGCAAGTCGACAGCTCTTCCACACGAAATTTTGGCGGCAGCGGATTGGGGCTGACGATCTGTCACGAACTGCTGGAGTTGATGGGAGGGCGTCTGGAACTGAGTAGTGAACCCGGCGTCGGCAGCCGGTTTTCGTTCGCACTCCTCTTTCCACGCACAAGGACCGCCGAAAGTCGCCTGCGAAGTGCGATCCTTCCGCCAGAGTTCGCCGGCATGCAGGTGCTGGTCGTCGACGACAACGAAACTAACCGAAAGATCTTGCGTGAACTGCTACGTTCATGGGAATTGGACGCATTTACCACTTCTGACGCCGAAGAAGCGATTCGTCTGTTTAGCGAAAAGCAAAAGGTGGGCGACCCGTTTGATTTGGTGCTGATTGATGCGCTGATGCCGGGGATCGACGGCTACGATTTGTGCAAACGACTGGGAGAGGTCGCAGGAAAGACTCCACCGATCGTGTTGATGGCGGCTCCAAGCGATCGACATCACTTTCGCGAACGTGAAGAAGATTTGCCGATTCGTTCGACGTTGGCCAAACCGATCACCGCGTCGAGCTTGCATGACTCCTTAGTCGAAGCGATGGCGATCGCCGCGCCAGAAAGTCAACGCTCCCGTTCGGTTGAAGTGTTATCGAGCTTTAACGCATTGCGAGTGATGCTGGTCGAAGACACCGCCGCGAATCGCAAGCTGGTGACGAGCCTGCTGAAAAAGCGGGGGCATATCGTCGTCGAGGCGCACAATGGACGTGAAGCGCTCGAGAAATATCGGGACGATGAATTTGACGTGATCCTGATGGATGTGCAAATGCCGATCATGGATGGGTTGCAGACGACTGCCGCGATCCGTCAGATTGAACGTGAAGAAGGTTTTGAAGCGACGCCGATTATCGCGATGACGGCCCATGCGATGCAGGGAGATCGCGAGAAGTGTCTTGGCGCCGGAATGGACGCGTATATCTCCAAGCCGATCGATATTGACGATCTGCTTGCCACCCTAGAAAGCCTGGCCAACGATTTTAGCAACAGTATGAACGGCGAAAACGAATCCAATCCGATCAAGATCCGCCCGCAAGGGGAACCGTTGCACCTGGAATCAACTCTGGAGCGATTGGGAGGCGATCTCGAATTGTTCCGCGATTTCGTCGGCTTTTACGACGAAGACTCGCAAGCGCTGTTACGTGATCTGGTTGAAGCGTCTCAAGCAGGCGATGCACGCCGTTTAGAGTTGGCTTCGCACAGTCTCAAAGGGTTGGCCGGCAATGTCGGCGGTGAGGCGGCTTCTCATTTGGCGGCCCAAATGGAAGAAGCGGTCCGTTCTGGAAAGATCGAACAAGCGCAGGGAATGATCGATGCGATGCTCGCCGAGTTTGATCGCCTGGCGAAAGCGCTCGAGCCTTTTCGGCGTTAA